One Elusimicrobiota bacterium genomic window carries:
- a CDS encoding RsmE family RNA methyltransferase — protein sequence MPHFYVKPKDIVGGQFRISGEEAHHIIRVLRYKKGQEINLFDGSGQIYMGKIEEILKDELKGTIINKKEGKIPKIRINLYQSIPKGERFDWLIEKSAELGVKRVIPIYTERSVVRNISVSKIGRWQRISLGACEQSNRADIMDVSAPLDLTEALKGLPLNSTSIIPWESENIKTFEDIINANKLPEEVNIFIGPEGGFSNREIEIAVSKNVIPVTLGPRILRVETAGLLSVVLVMNLAGEYNGSR from the coding sequence ATGCCTCATTTTTATGTAAAACCTAAAGATATTGTCGGCGGACAATTTAGAATTTCGGGCGAAGAAGCTCATCATATCATACGCGTTTTGCGTTATAAAAAAGGGCAGGAGATAAATCTTTTTGACGGCTCCGGACAAATTTATATGGGCAAAATAGAAGAAATTTTAAAAGATGAATTAAAAGGCACAATAATTAACAAAAAAGAAGGGAAAATACCAAAAATAAGAATAAATCTTTATCAATCTATACCAAAAGGTGAAAGGTTTGATTGGCTGATTGAAAAATCGGCGGAACTCGGGGTAAAAAGGGTAATTCCTATCTATACGGAAAGAAGCGTTGTTAGGAATATATCTGTATCCAAAATAGGACGCTGGCAAAGAATTTCATTAGGCGCATGTGAACAATCGAATAGAGCAGACATTATGGATGTTTCCGCACCTTTGGATCTAACAGAAGCACTGAAAGGACTGCCTTTGAATTCAACAAGCATTATTCCTTGGGAATCAGAAAATATTAAAACATTTGAAGATATAATCAATGCCAATAAACTTCCCGAAGAAGTCAATATTTTTATCGGTCCTGAGGGGGGATTTTCTAACAGAGAGATAGAAATTGCCGTCTCAAAAAATGTAATCCCCGTAACATTAGGGCCTAGGATACTCAGAGTTGAAACTGCAGGGCTTTTGTCCGTTGTTTTGGTAATGAATTTGGCGGGAGAATATAACGGCAGTAGGTAG
- the dnaK gene encoding molecular chaperone DnaK, translating to MAKIIGIDLGTSNSAAAVMEGGKSTIIPSAEGTTLGGKAFPSYVAFTKDGQLLVGEPARRQAVTNPEGTITAFKRKMGTDFKYNIHGKEFTPQQLSGFILQKIKKDAEAFLGETITKAVITVPAYFNDHQRQATKDAGAIAGLEVVRLVNEPTAASLAYGIDKGGKEQKILVFDFGGGTLDVTIMEMGTEGTFEVLSTSGDTQLGGTDMDNALIDYIAEDFRKTNGIDLRKDKMAMQRLKEAAEKAKIELSNVLETDINLPFITADAQGPKHLTMKFSRATLENIVRPIVEKCNKSIDQAVSDAKLPVNQISRIILVGGPTRMPIVQKFVEDHVSKKVERGVDPMECVALGASIQAAVLTGEVKDILLLDVTPLTLGVETLGGVRTSIIDRNTTVPVKRSQVFSTAADNQPAVEIHVLQGERPMARDNVSLGKFNLEGIPPAPRGVPQIEVTFDIDANGILHVTAKDLGTNKEQSIRITASTKLSKDEVEKYVKEAEKYAGEDKIRKEEIEVKNETDTLVYATEKSLKDHGDKISQEERMNIERALGEAKEALKGTNIDALKKAKDNLTQASHKLAEAVYKDAQKKQSGPQGPQGETPGSQDKTANGGQNGKVVDAEVVDENKNK from the coding sequence ATGGCAAAAATTATAGGAATTGACTTAGGAACATCCAATTCTGCTGCGGCGGTAATGGAAGGCGGGAAAAGCACCATAATCCCTTCAGCTGAAGGGACAACGTTGGGAGGCAAGGCATTCCCTTCATATGTAGCGTTTACGAAGGACGGCCAGCTCCTCGTAGGAGAACCTGCCAGAAGGCAGGCGGTCACTAACCCTGAAGGAACGATTACTGCTTTTAAACGAAAAATGGGGACAGATTTTAAATATAATATCCACGGTAAAGAGTTCACGCCTCAGCAGCTTTCAGGTTTTATCCTTCAAAAGATAAAAAAAGATGCGGAAGCATTTTTAGGGGAAACTATTACTAAGGCGGTTATTACGGTCCCCGCGTATTTCAATGACCATCAAAGACAGGCTACAAAGGATGCGGGCGCAATCGCTGGCCTTGAAGTTGTGCGCCTTGTAAACGAACCTACCGCAGCCTCATTAGCTTATGGAATTGATAAAGGGGGAAAGGAACAGAAAATCCTTGTCTTTGACTTTGGCGGCGGAACCTTAGACGTAACCATCATGGAAATGGGAACCGAAGGGACTTTTGAAGTTCTTTCAACTTCGGGAGATACCCAGCTTGGCGGTACTGATATGGACAATGCCCTGATTGACTATATCGCCGAGGATTTTAGGAAAACAAACGGTATTGATCTGCGAAAAGATAAAATGGCTATGCAGCGCCTTAAAGAAGCTGCCGAGAAAGCAAAGATCGAGCTTTCAAATGTTTTGGAAACCGATATAAATCTTCCCTTTATTACCGCAGACGCGCAAGGGCCGAAACATTTGACTATGAAATTCAGCCGCGCAACTTTGGAAAATATTGTCCGCCCGATAGTAGAAAAATGCAATAAATCTATTGACCAGGCGGTTTCCGATGCTAAACTTCCGGTAAACCAGATCTCAAGAATAATACTTGTGGGCGGCCCGACGCGTATGCCTATCGTTCAGAAATTTGTTGAAGACCATGTCAGCAAAAAAGTTGAACGCGGGGTAGACCCGATGGAATGCGTTGCTCTTGGCGCAAGCATACAGGCTGCAGTTTTAACCGGAGAAGTGAAAGATATTCTTTTACTGGATGTTACTCCTCTTACTCTCGGAGTGGAAACGCTTGGAGGCGTTCGCACCTCAATTATTGACAGAAATACTACGGTTCCAGTCAAACGATCTCAGGTTTTTTCAACCGCGGCAGATAACCAGCCTGCAGTTGAAATCCATGTGCTTCAAGGCGAAAGGCCCATGGCAAGGGACAACGTTTCTTTGGGCAAATTTAATCTTGAAGGTATTCCTCCGGCCCCAAGAGGGGTTCCTCAGATAGAAGTTACCTTTGATATTGATGCAAATGGTATTCTTCATGTTACCGCAAAAGATCTGGGCACAAACAAAGAGCAATCAATAAGAATTACCGCTTCCACAAAACTTTCAAAAGATGAGGTTGAAAAATATGTGAAAGAAGCGGAAAAATATGCCGGAGAAGATAAAATACGCAAAGAGGAAATAGAAGTTAAAAACGAAACGGATACTCTTGTTTATGCTACTGAGAAAAGCCTGAAAGATCACGGCGATAAAATCTCTCAGGAAGAAAGAATGAACATAGAAAGAGCTCTTGGCGAGGCAAAAGAAGCATTAAAAGGGACTAACATAGACGCGCTAAAAAAGGCGAAAGATAACTTAACCCAGGCCTCGCATAAACTGGCCGAAGCGGTGTATAAAGATGCTCAGAAAAAACAGTCCGGACCTCAAGGCCCTCAGGGAGAGACCCCGGGTTCTCAAGATAAAACGGCTAATGGCGGGCAAAACGGAAAAGTTGTTGATGCGGAAGTAGTTGATGAAAATAAGAATAAATAA
- a CDS encoding MiaB/RimO family radical SAM methylthiotransferase: MKKAFVYTFGCKVNQYESQQLIETLQKQGYEIADSAEEAELSVVNSCTVTAQSDSQCRNIVRQISKKNPKSKIILTGCYAKRSKKELENIVPNLSVITDKKDILGTLPSQLITRFDKHSRAFLKIQDGCDAYCSYCIVPYIRPKLSSKPIDSVLNEIKTLVSNGYSEIVLTGIHIGKYEYSLTELLKNIVSLPGNFRVRLSSIEINEISPELIKLMAEFKEKLCCHLHIPLQSASKKILKKMNRKYTPKEFSEKMQLIYDYMPDAGITTDVIVGFPGEKEEDFKETLDFLNNNSFSRLHVFKFSERPNTPAANFEDKVPFDVIKDRATTLAKIDAELRERFWRKFIGTVRPSVIEETSNTLLTDNYIRLNFQSDFNNLPGGITKVTVFVRSGTPWGKFV, from the coding sequence ATGAAAAAGGCGTTTGTTTACACATTTGGATGCAAAGTTAACCAATATGAATCACAGCAGTTGATTGAAACTCTTCAAAAACAAGGATATGAGATAGCAGATTCAGCCGAAGAAGCCGAACTCTCCGTCGTGAATTCCTGTACCGTAACCGCTCAATCGGACAGCCAGTGCAGAAACATTGTCCGCCAAATCAGCAAAAAAAATCCTAAATCAAAGATAATTTTAACCGGATGTTATGCAAAACGTTCAAAAAAAGAGCTAGAAAATATTGTTCCGAATCTTTCTGTCATCACCGATAAAAAAGATATACTCGGAACCCTGCCTTCTCAGCTCATTACCCGCTTTGACAAACACTCCAGAGCCTTTTTAAAAATCCAGGACGGGTGCGATGCTTACTGTTCTTACTGCATTGTTCCTTATATCAGGCCTAAACTATCCAGTAAGCCGATAGACAGCGTTCTTAACGAAATAAAAACATTGGTTTCAAACGGATATTCGGAGATTGTTTTAACCGGAATTCACATAGGAAAATATGAATATTCGTTGACGGAACTTCTCAAAAACATAGTTTCGCTGCCAGGAAATTTTAGAGTAAGGCTTTCTTCAATTGAAATTAACGAAATTAGCCCGGAATTAATAAAACTTATGGCAGAATTTAAGGAAAAACTTTGCTGCCATCTCCATATACCGCTTCAATCGGCATCAAAAAAAATTCTAAAAAAAATGAATCGGAAGTATACGCCTAAGGAATTTTCTGAAAAAATGCAATTAATCTATGATTATATGCCTGATGCGGGTATTACAACCGACGTAATAGTCGGCTTTCCGGGCGAAAAAGAGGAAGATTTTAAGGAAACCTTGGATTTTTTGAATAATAACAGTTTTAGCAGGCTGCATGTTTTTAAATTCTCTGAAAGACCCAATACCCCAGCGGCGAATTTTGAAGACAAAGTTCCTTTTGATGTCATTAAAGACCGGGCAACTACTTTGGCTAAAATAGATGCGGAATTGCGGGAAAGATTTTGGAGAAAATTCATAGGAACTGTAAGGCCGTCGGTAATAGAAGAAACCAGCAATACCTTGCTTACAGATAACTATATTAGATTGAATTTTCAGTCAGATTTTAATAATTTGCCCGGAGGAATAACCAAAGTTACGGTATTTGTACGTTCCGGAACGCCTTGGGGCAAATTTGTTTAA
- the hrcA gene encoding heat-inducible transcriptional repressor HrcA, whose product MRQIDPKVSEERKNKVLQAVIHHYIKSGKPVGSNILTEDYDFDFSPASIRNMMAELEEEGFLTHPHTSAGRIPTDKGYRNYVNSLIEMQKLVIDEEERVKHEYEEKTSELQDLLVQTSKVLSGLSQYTGFVLMPKLDRSSIKYIELIHLSENKILLIIVTDTGLVKHKITEASISRERLGELNRILNIKLRGMGILQARQKIIQAVEDAEKEQLDILHFAKTLSHEIFNMEEELYIEGSSNVLELPEFHDYEPIRCLFRLNENRNILMHVLEEDMDLDKDGVSVLIGKEASCDELKDLSVVSSVYKEGEKPVGILGIIGPKRMEYPKMMALVSAVSKIVNKILFKIGG is encoded by the coding sequence ATGCGACAAATAGATCCTAAAGTTTCGGAAGAAAGAAAAAATAAAGTTCTTCAGGCAGTTATACATCATTATATTAAAAGCGGAAAGCCTGTAGGCTCAAATATTTTAACCGAAGATTATGACTTTGATTTTTCTCCGGCCAGCATAAGAAATATGATGGCTGAGCTTGAGGAGGAGGGTTTTTTGACCCATCCGCACACCTCAGCGGGAAGAATTCCAACCGATAAAGGCTACAGGAATTATGTAAACTCCCTGATTGAGATGCAGAAACTTGTAATTGATGAAGAAGAAAGGGTAAAGCACGAATACGAAGAAAAAACAAGCGAACTTCAAGACCTTTTGGTTCAAACTTCCAAAGTTCTTTCCGGCCTTTCACAATATACAGGATTTGTGCTGATGCCTAAACTTGACAGGAGTTCCATAAAATATATTGAACTTATTCATTTAAGTGAAAACAAAATTCTTTTGATTATCGTGACGGATACCGGGCTCGTCAAGCATAAAATAACTGAAGCCAGCATTTCAAGAGAAAGGCTGGGTGAACTCAATAGAATACTGAACATTAAACTCCGGGGAATGGGTATACTTCAGGCCAGACAGAAAATAATTCAGGCAGTTGAAGATGCCGAGAAAGAACAGCTGGATATTCTGCATTTTGCCAAAACCTTAAGCCATGAAATTTTTAATATGGAAGAAGAACTTTATATTGAAGGATCTTCAAATGTGCTTGAACTGCCCGAGTTTCATGATTATGAACCTATAAGATGCCTTTTCAGGTTAAATGAAAACCGAAATATTCTGATGCACGTTTTGGAAGAGGATATGGATCTTGATAAAGACGGCGTTAGTGTGTTAATAGGCAAGGAAGCTTCATGCGACGAACTTAAAGACTTAAGTGTTGTGAGTTCAGTTTATAAGGAAGGAGAAAAACCTGTAGGTATTTTGGGTATTATTGGGCCTAAGAGGATGGAGTACCCTAAGATGATGGCTTTGGTAAGCGCTGTTTCCAAAATTGTTAATAAAATCTTGTTTAAAATAGGAGGCTAA
- a CDS encoding glycosyl hydrolase → MFSFLFSVKAYAAIVPAESGIGSYTDTMPAGNTATTTSTYITTNISSPIPTNDWWSSAISTPTSFRMFAYPNVYKCDYNGLLMGLPEVKDTTNTSYYGTDADAPFRQQLLIGTQEDFNSDSVKVDGYSDWTVKLKWEKPVDATKYFTATLVQGNPFAYFEFSQNISTASIRFPLSWDNGTGYDLYDSSGTSLVLESTTTVDMVTLRFNHSGKTKYFGIYAPQGASFYLTGESWGKAHVLEIIFSTTSEHFVSILPISGTGDLNTFYNYAYAFVNGSSVTWAVDEAHGNVSTTFNVYAQSKRNSQNKTLMALFPHQWKYLSSGNVYLAQSYQTLRGTMKVMEGNSFQTTYDFNGILPFLPDKGTYDKEVLKSLINTDQDTSLANTGIYFHGKELWKLASLLNVADQLGDNITRDYIKNRLRSDLADWYTFSPGELNKCFYYNQQWGSMIGCQTEFGAQNMTDHHFQYGYFIYASALLAMYDNIFVNNYGAMVENLIRDIAAPTRNDPKYPFLRYFLPYQGFGYADGLAIYAPGGYGDGNDQESSSEAMNAWAAIYWWGALSNNETYKNLGLWLYASEYAAIKEYYFDIDKQTYGNGYAHNCVGMLFGGKADFNTWFGSSTEYIHGIQFIPITPSSLYLGYNTAYARENYDYMVSEKGGNETTWQDVIWQFQSFYDPSIAINKYNSNPSLTSSNLINCTKTYLYYWIHSLNGLGNVDTTLYADMPSFGVFNKSGVKTYVFYNPYAVSKTVNIYRRSDNSFAGRIVVGPRSLFATNSIAYNPQPNLNNVKVYPSPYKPGSGGVFDNGILGEGIVFDYLTTSANIKIFSLAGELVAELIETDGNGICVWNARNQSGNKVASGIYVYLITNPENGSQKAKGKLAIEK, encoded by the coding sequence ATGTTTTCTTTTCTTTTTTCGGTTAAAGCATACGCAGCAATAGTTCCTGCCGAATCCGGCATTGGAAGCTATACTGACACTATGCCTGCAGGAAATACTGCCACTACAACTTCTACATACATCACAACAAATATTTCTTCTCCGATTCCTACTAATGACTGGTGGTCCTCTGCAATTTCAACACCGACCTCTTTCAGGATGTTTGCTTATCCCAACGTATACAAATGCGATTATAACGGGCTTCTTATGGGCCTGCCTGAAGTGAAAGATACAACAAATACTTCTTATTACGGCACGGATGCAGATGCTCCTTTCAGGCAGCAATTGCTAATAGGAACTCAGGAAGATTTTAATTCTGACAGCGTTAAAGTAGACGGTTATAGCGATTGGACAGTTAAATTGAAATGGGAGAAACCCGTGGATGCTACTAAGTATTTTACTGCAACGCTTGTGCAAGGGAATCCATTTGCTTATTTTGAATTTTCTCAGAATATTTCTACGGCATCAATCCGATTTCCATTAAGTTGGGACAACGGAACAGGATATGATCTTTATGACAGCTCTGGCACATCATTAGTACTTGAAAGCACTACGACCGTTGATATGGTTACTCTCCGTTTCAATCATTCCGGCAAAACAAAATATTTTGGTATATATGCGCCTCAAGGAGCATCCTTTTATCTTACCGGAGAATCGTGGGGAAAAGCTCACGTGCTTGAAATTATTTTTTCAACAACAAGCGAACATTTCGTATCAATTTTACCAATATCTGGAACAGGGGATTTAAATACTTTTTATAATTATGCTTACGCTTTTGTTAACGGCTCTTCGGTCACATGGGCTGTTGATGAGGCTCACGGCAATGTTTCCACGACATTCAATGTTTATGCCCAGTCAAAACGTAACAGCCAGAATAAAACTTTGATGGCACTTTTTCCTCATCAATGGAAATATTTATCTTCAGGGAATGTTTATTTGGCTCAAAGTTACCAGACATTGCGCGGAACTATGAAAGTTATGGAAGGAAATTCATTCCAAACAACCTATGATTTCAACGGCATTCTGCCTTTTTTACCGGACAAAGGAACTTACGACAAAGAAGTATTAAAATCGCTTATCAACACTGACCAAGATACTTCCCTGGCAAACACGGGGATATATTTCCACGGAAAAGAACTTTGGAAATTGGCTTCGCTTTTAAATGTGGCTGATCAGTTGGGAGATAATATAACAAGGGATTACATAAAAAACCGGCTTCGCTCAGATCTTGCCGACTGGTATACTTTTTCTCCAGGAGAACTCAATAAATGTTTTTACTATAATCAGCAGTGGGGTTCAATGATAGGATGCCAGACCGAATTCGGCGCGCAGAATATGACCGACCATCATTTTCAATACGGGTATTTTATATACGCCAGCGCCCTGTTAGCTATGTACGACAATATATTTGTCAATAATTACGGCGCTATGGTAGAAAATCTCATCCGTGATATTGCAGCTCCGACAAGGAACGATCCTAAATACCCTTTCTTGAGATATTTTCTTCCTTACCAGGGATTCGGTTACGCTGACGGCCTAGCTATATATGCTCCCGGCGGTTACGGGGACGGAAATGATCAGGAATCAAGTTCAGAAGCTATGAACGCCTGGGCTGCCATTTACTGGTGGGGAGCGCTTTCAAATAACGAGACTTATAAAAATCTTGGTTTATGGCTGTATGCAAGCGAATACGCGGCAATAAAAGAGTATTATTTTGATATTGATAAACAAACTTACGGAAACGGATATGCTCACAACTGTGTCGGAATGTTATTTGGAGGGAAAGCAGATTTCAATACCTGGTTTGGATCTTCAACGGAATACATACACGGAATTCAGTTTATACCGATAACCCCGTCTTCGCTATATCTTGGATATAATACTGCCTATGCCCGGGAAAATTACGATTATATGGTGTCCGAAAAAGGCGGTAATGAAACTACTTGGCAGGATGTTATTTGGCAGTTCCAGTCATTCTATGACCCATCAATAGCTATCAACAAATATAATTCCAATCCGTCGCTAACCAGCAGTAATTTGATTAACTGCACCAAAACATATTTGTATTACTGGATTCACTCTCTTAATGGTTTGGGAAACGTCGATACCACTCTTTATGCGGACATGCCTTCTTTCGGAGTATTCAACAAATCCGGGGTCAAAACTTATGTATTTTATAATCCATATGCGGTTTCAAAAACGGTCAATATATACAGGCGCTCTGACAATTCTTTTGCCGGCCGTATAGTTGTTGGGCCGCGATCGCTTTTTGCAACAAATTCAATAGCATATAATCCTCAGCCAAATCTTAACAACGTAAAAGTATATCCTAGTCCTTATAAACCGGGCAGCGGGGGAGTTTTTGATAACGGTATTTTGGGCGAAGGGATTGTATTTGATTATCTAACTACAAGCGCAAATATTAAGATATTTAGTTTGGCAGGAGAATTAGTAGCCGAACTTATTGAAACGGACGGCAACGGTATATGCGTATGGAATGCAAGAAATCAATCCGGCAACAAGGTTGCTTCAGGTATTTATGTATACCTAATTACAAATCCAGAAAATGGTTCTCAGAAAGCCAAAGGGAAACTGGCGATAGAGAAATGA
- the dnaJ gene encoding molecular chaperone DnaJ → MKQDYYDILGLSKGARIEDIKGAYRKLALKYHPDKNPGNKSAEEKFKEINEAYEVLSDSQKRSMYDAYGHAGVGTAPPPQGGPGGFEGFGGFEGTSAEDIFGDIFGNIFGGTSRTRATRSNKGSDLEYELELSMLDAMKGKEVPLEIPRQEICSTCNGTGAKPGTSSKKCPECKGSGQVRYSQGFFSFSQTCQRCRGEGQVIESPCSTCRGTGRIKGRHKVTVRIPPGVDNGTSLRVTGAGDVAGRGGTPGDLYVVIRLRSDPRFKRQGNDLYTGLTITYSQAVLGGEFEAPTLEGSVKLKIPQGTQPETTLRIKEHGFPVLGRRVRGDLYVKVNVEVPRTLNEKQKTALRQYAQSMGEKS, encoded by the coding sequence ATGAAACAGGATTATTACGATATTTTGGGTTTATCCAAAGGCGCAAGAATTGAAGACATAAAAGGCGCTTACAGGAAGCTTGCGCTTAAATACCATCCTGATAAAAATCCCGGAAATAAAAGCGCGGAAGAAAAATTCAAAGAAATAAATGAAGCGTACGAAGTTCTTTCCGACTCGCAAAAACGTTCAATGTATGACGCCTACGGCCATGCCGGAGTGGGAACTGCGCCACCTCCGCAGGGAGGCCCCGGCGGTTTTGAAGGATTCGGAGGTTTTGAAGGTACTTCGGCAGAAGATATTTTCGGAGACATATTCGGCAACATTTTCGGCGGAACTTCAAGAACCCGCGCGACGCGCTCTAATAAAGGTTCTGACCTTGAATACGAGCTGGAACTTTCCATGCTGGACGCTATGAAAGGAAAAGAGGTTCCGCTTGAAATACCCAGACAGGAAATTTGTTCAACCTGCAACGGAACAGGCGCAAAACCCGGAACATCTTCTAAAAAATGCCCGGAATGTAAAGGCTCTGGACAAGTCAGATACAGCCAGGGTTTTTTTTCATTCAGTCAAACCTGCCAAAGATGCCGCGGGGAAGGGCAAGTAATTGAAAGCCCTTGTTCAACTTGCCGCGGAACGGGAAGGATAAAAGGCCGCCACAAAGTTACTGTCCGCATACCTCCGGGCGTAGATAACGGTACCTCGCTGCGTGTTACAGGTGCAGGAGATGTTGCTGGCCGCGGCGGCACACCGGGGGATCTTTATGTAGTAATCCGTCTTAGAAGCGATCCTCGTTTCAAGAGGCAGGGAAATGACCTTTATACAGGCCTTACAATTACATACTCCCAGGCAGTCCTCGGCGGGGAATTTGAAGCACCTACATTAGAAGGCAGCGTAAAACTTAAAATCCCTCAAGGAACCCAGCCAGAAACTACTCTTCGAATAAAAGAACATGGCTTTCCGGTATTAGGAAGAAGAGTTCGCGGAGACCTTTATGTAAAAGTAAATGTTGAGGTCCCAAGAACGCTTAATGAGAAACAAAAAACCGCGCTCAGACAATATGCCCAATCCATGGGTGAAAAATCCTAA
- a CDS encoding nucleotide exchange factor GrpE: MPEKEKKENNKEYCEEARDEKLTELEILKQSLDEKKKQSQEYFDQLLRLKAEFENYRKRAERDKHNHIMWGKEDILLKQLGILDILEQAYKSAVTSDNIEAVQKGLELIVQEFLKMISSEGLTEIECLGKKFDPSFHEAVDHIESDEKEGTILEVLQKGYMFKEKVLRPAKVKVTKKIVKKE, encoded by the coding sequence TTGCCGGAGAAAGAGAAAAAAGAAAACAACAAAGAATACTGTGAAGAAGCCCGCGACGAAAAGCTGACTGAACTTGAAATTCTCAAACAGTCACTGGACGAAAAAAAGAAACAATCTCAAGAGTACTTTGACCAACTCCTGCGGCTTAAAGCCGAATTTGAAAATTATCGAAAAAGAGCTGAACGGGACAAGCATAACCACATAATGTGGGGAAAAGAAGATATTTTATTAAAACAACTCGGCATACTTGACATTCTTGAGCAGGCATATAAAAGCGCCGTAACAAGCGATAATATTGAAGCTGTTCAGAAAGGGCTTGAATTGATAGTTCAGGAATTTTTAAAGATGATTTCAAGCGAAGGCCTGACAGAAATTGAATGCCTGGGGAAAAAATTTGATCCGTCTTTTCATGAAGCTGTAGACCATATTGAAAGCGACGAAAAAGAAGGAACAATTCTTGAAGTGCTCCAAAAAGGCTATATGTTCAAAGAAAAAGTTTTAAGGCCGGCTAAGGTCAAGGTTACTAAAAAGATAGTAAAAAAGGAATGA